A single region of the Palaemon carinicauda isolate YSFRI2023 chromosome 17, ASM3689809v2, whole genome shotgun sequence genome encodes:
- the LOC137656321 gene encoding involucrin-like — translation MQLKEQQRNQLLLKEQQRNELQLKEQQRNELQLKDKPRNELQLKEQQRNQLLLKEQQRNELQLKEQQRNELQLKDKPRNELQLKEQQRNQLQLKEQQRNELQLKEKQRNEL, via the coding sequence ATGCAGCTGAAAGAGCAGCAAAGGAACCAACTGCTGCTGAAAGAGCAGCAGAGGAACGAACTGCAGCTGAAAGAGCAGCAGAGGAATGAACTGCAGCTGAAAGACAAGCCTAGGAACGAACTGCAGCTGAAAGAGCAGCAAAGGAACCAACTGCTGCTGAAAGAGCAGCAGAGGAACGAACTGCAGCTGAAAGAGCAGCAGAGGAATGAACTGCAGCTGAAAGACAAGCCTAGGAACGAACTGCAGCTGAAAGAGCAGCAAAGGAACCAACTGCAGCTGAAAGAGCAGCAGAGGAACGAACTGCAGCTGAAAGAGAAGCAGAGGAACGAACTGTAG